The genomic stretch ATGCCATCGGCGCCCCACTCCTTGGCGCAGACCTGGGTGAGCATGATGATGGCGGCCTTGGAGACGGAGTAGGCGCCGAGGCCGGTGGAGGCGCGGAAGCCGCCGGTTGAGCTGACGTTGATGATGGAGCCGCCCTGGCCGTGCTCGAGAATCGCCTGGCGGACGAGCTTGCTGAGGAAGAACACGGATTTGACGTTGGTGTTCATGACGGTGTCCCAGGCGCGCTCGTCGAGGTTCGCGACGGGGCCGAAGACGGGGTTGGTGGCGGCGTTGTTGACGAGGATGTCGATGCGGCCGAGCTGGCGCTTGGTCTCGGCCACGAGGTTTTCGAGGGCGGCCATGTCGCGGACGTTGGTGGGGACGGCGATGCCGCGGCGGCCGGTGGCGCGGATGGCGGCGACGGTCTCCTCGAGCGATTCGGGCTTGCGGGCGGCGACGCAGACGTCGGCACCGGCCTCGGCGAGGGCGATAGCGATGGAGCGGCCGATGCCGCGGCTGCCGCCGGTGACGATGGCGACCTTGCCGGCGAGGGAGAAATCGGCGATGGGCACAGGAACCTCCGGAACAGGATGCGGGTGGGCGGATTCTATCCCGGGCCAGCGCTGTGCGCCGGGGTCAGTGGCTGACGAGGTTCCACTCGCCCGTGCGGAGATGGTGGACGTCGTTCAGCGACTGGAGTGCGCGGACGCCTTCGCCGGCGAAGACGACGGAGATGGAGGCGTGGGCGGGGCGGAAGAACATGTCGTAGGGGCTGGCGATGATGTGCCCGATGTAGGCGTTGATGACGCCGCCGTGGCAGGCGATGACGACGCGCTTACCCTGGTTGCCGGCGATGATGGCTTCGACGGCGTTGACGGTGCGCTTGCGGAATTCGAACGAGGACTCGGAGTAGGGGTAGACGTCCCACTTGCGCTCGCGGAGCATCCGCTCGCGGATGCCGAGGAGGAGGTCGCGCCCGAGGAATTCGAGGGCGGACTTCTCGGGCGGGATATCGCGGAAGATTTCGACTTCGCGGAGGTCGTGGACGACGATGGGCTCGAGGCGGTGGTGGCGGGCGATGGCGCGGCCGGTTTCGAGGGCGCGCTGCAGGGGGCTGGTGTAGACGGCGTCGACCCGGTCGACGGAGAGGCGGGCGGCGACGGCGTCGGCCTGCTGGCGGCCGCGCTCGCTGAGGGGCGGGTCGAAGGTATCGCCGACGGGGCCGTTGCGCGGGTCGGGGACGAACTGTTCGCCGTGGCGGACGAAGATGAGCTCGGTGACGCCTTCGACATCGGTGAGGAAGGCGCGGTCGAAGATCATGGGTGAGCGAGCGGGGCCGTGGGACATGGGTGCTCCGGGCAGTTTGTGGATTTCTGGAGGGACTATCCCAGATGCGGGTGAACGCGGAAAGCGCCGGGCGGCCTATGATGTGGGGCCATGGAGGCGCCGCACGTTTCGGTGATGCTGCGGGGATGGGATATCCGCACGGGAACGACGGGCGAGATGGTGCTCGAAGCGGCCCGGCGGGCGGAGGCGCTCGGCATCGACGGACTGGTGGCGGGCGACCATGTGACGTTCTACGGCTTTGGGAATGACGGGCTGGTGACGCTGACGGCGGCGGCGGCAGTGACGGAGCGGATCGACCTGAAGACGGCGGTGTACCTGCTGCCGCTTCGGCACCCGGTGCCGGTGGCGCTGCAGGTGGCGCAGCTGGACCAGCTGAGCATGGGGCGGTTCACGCTGGGAATCGGCGTGGGCGGGGAGGACCCGCACGAGTTCTGGAGCTGCGGGGTAGACCCGCGGACGCGCGGCGCGCGGGCGAACGAGGCGATCGCGATCCTGCGGCGGCTGTGGACGGAGGACGGCGTGACGTTCCGGGGGCGGCACTTCACGCTCGAGGAGGTGACGGTCTACCCGAAGCCATTCCGGCCGGTGCCGATCTTCGTGGGCGGGAGGAGCGAGGCGGCGCTGCGGCGGGCGGGCCGGCTGGGCGATGGGTACACCGGCATCTGGCTGACGCCGGAGCGGTTCGGGGAGGCGATGGAGCGGGTGGGGGCCTTCGCGGAGGAGGCCGGGCGGGACCCGGGCGCGGTGGAGGGCGGGATGCAGTTCTGGACGAGCGTGGCGGCGGACCGGGCTGCGGCGCGGGAGCTCGTGGCGCGGGGAATGGAGGCGACCTACCGGCTGCCGTTCGAGCGGTTCGAGCGGTACACGCCGTTCGGGACAGCGCGTGAGGTCGCGGAGTTTATCTGGGCGTTCGTGGAGCGGGGCGCACGGCACGTGAACCTGATTACGACACAGGCGACGCCAGAGGAGGCGATCGAGCGGGCGGCGGAGGTGCGGGCAGCGCTCCACGAGCTGGCGGACTGAGTCGGGGAGCCAGAGCTGCCGCGCGGGCGCGGGCTCGGGTATCCTTCGGGCGTGGCGCGGATTGCTGTTATCGGTGCGGGCGCGGTCGGCGGCTACTACGGCGGACGGCTGGCGCTGGCGGGGCACGACGTGCGGTTCCTCGTGCGGAGCGACTACGCGGCGTGGAAGGCGCGGGGGCTGCGCGTCTTCAGCAAGGACGGGGATTTCACCCTGCCGGACGTGCAGGCGTTCCGCGACCCGGCCGAACTCGGGACGGCGGACTGGGTGATCTGTGCGCTGAAGGCAACGGCGATCGACGAGGCGGCAGACCTGATTGCGCCCTGCGCCGGGCCGGAGACGCGGATTGCGGCGCTGATGAACGGGCTGGGGAACGAGCAGCGGCTGGCGGAGCGGTTCCCGGCGCGGCGGATCTTCGGGGCGATGGCGTTTGTCTGCATCAACCGGGGCGAGCCGGGCGTCATCCATCACCTCGAATACGGGCGCGTGTCGGTGGGGCACCTCGAAGATGACCCGGCGGAGACCGCGCTGCTGGCCGAGCTATTCCGGGGCGCGGGCATCGAGACGGTCATCGCGCCGAACCTGCGATACGCACGGTGGGAAAAGCTCTGCTGGAATGTGCCGTTCAACGGGCTGAGCGTGGCGGGCGGCGGGATCGGCACGCGGACGATTCTCGAGGACCGGGAGCTGCGCGCGTTCGCCGAGGGTGCGATGCGGGAGGTGGTCCGGGCCGGGAATGCCGACCTCGCGGCAGCCGGGAGCGAGGCGCGGCTGGACGAGGAGGATGTGGTGCGGCGGATGTTCGCCCAGACGGAAGCGATGGCGGACTACCGGACGAGCATGGTGATCGACTTGGTGCTCGGGCGGCCGCTGGAGGCGGAGGCGATCCTGGGGAACCCGGTGCGCCGGGCGCGGGAGCTGGCCGTTCAGGTGCCGCGGATGGAGGCGCTATACGCACTGGTGCGGCACGCGGACCTGGCGCGGCGGGGCGAGCGACGGCTGCTGACGCCGGAGGACCTGCGGCTGCCCGAATCCGTTGTTTGAAGAAACTTACCGACGGGTATAGACTCCCGGGGCACGCGCAACGACTGTGGCCAAGGGAGGATTGCATGACCGGGATTCGTGAACTGCTGATCGATGGCATCGAGCAGGTGAACAGCTGGTGGGAGGACGCGCTGAAGAACCTGACCGACGAGCAGGCGAACTGGCTGCTGCCGGGCAACACGGTAAGCATTGGGTTCAATGCGTGGCACGCGCTCCGCACGCAGGACGATATCGTCAACTTCGTGCTGCAGGGGCGGAAGCCGACGGTGTGGATGTCGGAAGGGTTTGCCGAGCGGCTTGGGCTGCCGCCTGTTGGGCAGGGGACGGGGATGTCGCTGGAGGAAGCGCGGAAGCTGCAGGTGCAGGTGGCGCCGCTCCGGGAGTACAACCAGCGCGTGAAAGAGGTGACGCTGGAGTTCATCAAGAACGTGCCGCTGGAGGACCTTGAGGCGATCCAGCCGATTCGCCCGCTGGGCGAGATGCCGAAGTGGAAGGTGCTGCGGCAGGTGGTGATGACGCACAGCTTCATGCACCTCGGAGAGGTGAACGCCATCAAGGGCGCGCAGGGGATGGCGTTCGGCATCTAACCCCTGAAGCAGCGTCGGCGACGCAGCGCACGCCGGATCAGCGGGCGTAAGATTCGTGGCGGTCTGCCGGTCGTACCTGCAGAAACGGCGCTCCAGTGCGCCTCTATGGAGGAGGAACGATGCCCTGGTACCGGGTTGCACGGGTTTCGCTTGTGGCGCTGGCGCTCGGCGGCGTCGCGCTGCTGGGTGCCTGCAGCGACAAGGACGAGCCGGCTCCGCCGGCGGCGGGAACGGCCACCGCCGCACCGGCGACGGCCGCGCCGACCGGCCCGGCCCAGCCTACGCCGACGGCGCCGGCACCCAGCCCGACGCCCGCGCTAACCGGGATGTGCCCGCCGAACCCGGACCCGGCCCCGGCGACCGTCGCCGTCGTGACGCAGCCGGCCCCGAACGCGAGCGTGACGAGCCCGCTCACGGTGACGGGTATGGTCGAGGCGTTCGAGGCGACCTTCCAGGCGCAGCTGCTGGACGCGCAGCAGAACCAGCTGGCGCACGTGGTGGGGATGGCCCAGCAGGGGCAGGTGCTCTCGCCGTTCAGTGTGCAGCTGACGTTCACGGTGTCGGCGCCGACGCCGGGGTGCCTGCGCATCTACCAGCAGAGCGCGAAAGACGGTTCTGACACGAAGATTGTGCACGTGCCGGTGGTGCTGATGCCGTAGGGCTAGCGGCTGGCGAGCCGGCGGGCTGCCTCGCGGAGCGTCTCGTCGGACTTGGAGAAGGTGAAGCGGACCATCCGGCTGCCGGCGTCGCTGCCGGGGCGGTAGAAGCTGGAGCCGGGGACGGGGGCGACGCCGATATCGCGGATGAGGTGGTGGGCGAAGGCGGTGTCGTCGCCGTCGAACCCGAGGGCAGAGAAGTCGGCCATGATGTAGTAGGCGCCCTCGGGCTGGTGGCAGGCGAAGCCGGCTGCGCGGAGCGCGTCGAGGAGGATGGCGCGCTTGGCGGCGTACATCTCGCGGAGTTCGGGGTAGTACGCATCGGCCTGTTCGATGGCGACGGCGGCAGCTTCCTGGAGCGGAGCGGGGGCGCCGACAGTGAGGAAGTCGTGCACCTTGCGGAGCGCGTCGGTGAGGTGCGGCGGGGCTATGAGGTAGCCGAGCCGCCAGCCGGTGACAGAGAAGGTCTTGGAGAGGCCGCTAATGGTGATGGTCCGCTGGTACATGCCCGGCAGCGTGGCGATGGGGATGTGCTCGCGGCCGTCGTAGAGGATGTGCTCGTAGATTTCGTCGGTGATGCAGAGGGTGTCGAATTCCTGGCAGAGGGCGGCGATCTGCTCGAGTTCGGCGCGGGAGAAGACCTTGCCGCTGGGGTTGTTCGGCGTGTTGACGATGATGGCGCGGGTGCGCGGCGAGAAGGCCCGGCGGAGCTCGCCGGGGTCGAAGGAGAAGTTTTCGCCGCGGAGGGTGACGAAGACGAGGCGCGCGCCGGACATGGCGGCATCGGGCACGTAGTTCTCGTAGAAGGGCTCGAAGACGATGACCTCGTCGCCGTCCTCGACGACGGCGAGCATGGCGCACATCATCGCCTCGGTGGCGCCGCAGGTGACGGTGACCTCGCGGTCGGGGTCGATGTCGAGGCCGTAGAATCGGCGGGTTTTTTCGGCGATGGCGCGGCGGAGGCGGGGTGAGCCCCAGGTGATGGCGTACTGGTTGATGTCGGCGTTGATGGCGTCGACGGCGGCCTGTTTGATGAACGCGGGTGCCGGGAAATCGGGGTAGCCCTGGGCGAGGTTCATGGCGCCGTGGAGCATGGCGAGGCGGGTCATCTCGCGGATGACCGATTCGCTGAAGACGCTCGTGCGGCGCGCGATGTGGGCGCGGGGCATCGACCGGAAAGATTACACCACCACGTGCTCCCGGTATTCGCCGAAGACGCGGCGCCACATGTTGCAGACCTCGCCGACGGTTGCCCCGGCGTTCACGGCATCGAGGATGTAGGGCATGGTGTTCGCCCTGGGGTCGCGGCTGGCGTTTTCGAGGGCCTGCATGGCGGCGGCCCAGCGGTCGGGGTCTCGCTCGGCGCGGTGCTTCTTGAGGCGGGCGAGGTGGCGCTTCTCGCCCTCGGGGTCCATGCGGAGGATGGGGATCTCTTTCGGTTCGTCGAGGACGTACTCGTTGACCCCGACGATGATGCGGTCGCGGGTGTCGACTTCGCGCTGGAAGCGGGCGGAGGCGTCAGCGATTTCCTTCTGGAGGTAGCCGGATTCGATGGCAGGGATGACGCCGCCGAGCGCTTCGATCTTTTCGATGTAGTCGAGGGCGTCGCGTTCGATATCGGCGGTGAGCCGTTCGACGAACCAGGAGCCGCCGAGCGGGTCGACGGTGTTGATGACGCCGGTCTCGTGGAGGATGACCTGCTGGGTGCGGACGGCGAGGCGGGCGGCTTTGTCGGAGGGGAGGGCGATCGCTTCGTCCATGGCGTCGGTGTGGAGCGACTGGGTGCCGCCGAGGACGGCTGCGAGCGCCTGGATGGCGACGCGGATGAGGTTGACCTCGGGCTGCTGTTCAGTGAGGGAGACTCCGGCGGTCTGGGTATGGAAGCGGAGGACCCAGGAGCGCGGGTTCTTCGCGCCGAAGCGTTCGCGCATCTGGCGGGCCCAGATGCGGCGTGCGGCGCGGTACTTGGCGATTTCTTCGAAGAAGTCGTTGTGGGCGTTGAAGAAGAAGGAGATCCGGGGTGCGAAGCTATCGATATCGAGGCCGCGGGCGAGGGCCCACTTCACGTACTCGATACCGTCGGCGAGGGTGAAGGCGAGCTCCTGGGCTGCCGTGGCGCCGGCTTCGCGGATGTGGTAGCCGGAGACGGAGATGGGGTTCCAGAGGGGCATCTCCTTCGATGCGAACTCGATGGTGTCGGTAACGAGACGCATCGATTCGGCCGGCGGGTAGATGAACTCGTTCTGGGCGATGTACTCCTTGAGGATGTCGTTCTGGAGGGTGCCGGCGAGCTTCGCGCGGGGGATGCCGCGCTTTTCGGCGGCAGCGATGAAGAGGGCCCAGACGACGGGCGCCGGGCTGTTGATGGTCATGGAGGTGGTGATTTTGTCGAGGGGGATGCCCTCGAGGAGGATCTCCATGTCGCCGAGGTGGTCGACGGCGACGCCGCAGGCGCCGAATTCGCCTTCGGCCCAGGGGTCATCGTGGTCGTAGCCCATGAGGGTGGGCATATCGAAGGCGATGGAGAGGCCGTTGTTGCCGGCAGCGAGGAGGTCCTTGTACCGCTGGTTGGTCTCTTCGACGGAGCCGAAGCCGCTGAACATGCGGATGGTCCAGGGCTTGCCGCGGTAGCCGGTGCGGTGGATGCCGCGGGTGAAGGGGTAGTTGCCGGGGAGGTTGATGTCGCGTTCGTAGTCGAGATCCGCGGTGTCGGTCGGGTCGTAGACGCGGTTGATAGGGCGGCCGGAGACGGTCATGAAGGGGCCGGCGAGCTCTTTGCCTTCGCGCAGGACGGCCTCGTCGTACTCGGCGCGAAGCTGGCGGGCGCGGTCGGGGTCGACGTGCATGGCGGGCTCCGGTAAGGGCGAGTTTTGGCCGGCTGGCCAAACGGTATTGGACGTACTCTACACGAATCCGGCGGGAGGGAGGGAGGGGGTGGGGTGCGCGTTGGCGGGGGGCGGGGGTACGCTCGTGGGCATGGCGAAGGACGAGAGTTTCGACATCACGACGGGCGCGGACCTCCAGGAAGTAGCGAACGCGATCAACCAGGCGCGGAAGGAGATTGGGACGCGGTTCGACTTCAAGGGGGTGGTCGCCGAGATCGACTACGAGCACGGGACGAACCGGTTCGTGCTGCACGCGCAGGACGACTACAAGCTGGAGGCGATGTGGCAGGTGGTGGCGCAGCGGATGGTGGCGCGGAACGTACCGCTGAAGAACCTGGTGCGGGGGACGCCGCAGAAGGCCTCGGGCGGGACGCTGCGGCAGGAGGTGACGATCGTGCAGGGGATTGAGCAGGAGATTGCGCGGAAGATTGTGAAGTTCATCAAGGAGCAGAAGTACAAGAAGGCGCAGGCGCAGATCCAGGGGGATGCGGTGCGGGTGAGTTCGCCGAGCCGGGACGAACTGCAGCAGGTGATCCGGGACGTGAAGGCGCAGGACTGGGGGATTGAGCTGAAGTTCGGGAACTTCCGGTAGCGCGGCCCGGTCAGATGGGGCGGTGGAAAACCTGTTCGAGGGCGGCGCGGCGGCGGCGTTCGACTTCACGCTGGAGCGCGAGGCGGCGGTCGATGCGGCGCTGGTTGCGCGCTTCGTAGCGGATCCAGCCGACGACGATGGCGGCCAGGGCAGCCACGAAGATGATGTTGCCGGCGAGCCAGAGGATCATGATGGCGATGCGCTGGTCGGTGATCGGGTCGGGGGCCCAACCGGGGGCGCGGGCGGCGAAGCCGCTGTGCATGGCGGTGTTCATGCTGAGGAACATGCCGCCGAAGAGGGCCTTATGGGTCATTTCGACGAAGACGTAGAGGGCGCGGAGGGGGTAGGGGAGGCGCCAGCGAGCGGGTCGATGGCGAGTGCGGGCATCCAAAAGAGGAGGCCGGTGAGGAGGAGCGAGGCGAGCTGGAAATCGCGGAGGAGCCCGTGCTCGGCAGCGAGGTCGGTGAGGCGCGTGAACTGCCAGAGGTAGGTGAGGACGGCGAAGAGGAGCCAGGTGAAGACGGGGAAGGTGAGGACGGCGGCGAGGCGGCTCCGGTAGAGGGCGCGGAGGCGGCGACGGCCGGCGGGGGAGGCGACGCGGAAGGCGAGGGTGAGGGGCGCGCCGAGGAGCAGGAGGGCGGCGCGACCATGGTGAGCAGGAGGAACCCGAGGAAGTTGATCCAGAGGACCCGGTTGCCGAGGTGCTCGATGGGGGTCACGGCGACGGCCAGGACGACCGCGACACCGGCGGCAAAGGCGGCAGCGCGCCATGGGGAGTGGGCGCCGGCGGCGGCCCGCCATGCGCGGGCGTAGGCCGCGAGGACGAGGATGGCGGCCGGGAGCCAGAGGGGGTCGAGCGTCCAGCCGGCGAAGGTCACAGGTCAGCGCACTCCGAAGGCTTCGAAGGTGAGGATGGTGTAGGTTTCGCGGACGTGGGGGATGGCGTGGATGTCGCGTTCGATGACGCGGCCGATGCTGTCGATGTCGTCGACGTAGAGCTTTGGCCAGGAGGTCGTACTGGCCGGTGATGCTGTAGCACTCGGAGAAGGAGGGCACTTCGGCGACACGGTTGGCGACGGCCGTGGTGTGCCCGGGTCGGTCTTGATCATCACGAAGACTGCGCGCATGGATGGAGTGTACGGCATGGCCGCCAGGGCCCTGCGGTGGCCATGGTCACCGCGGGCGGCGTTGCGGGGAGGGGTCGAAGGGCGGGAGAGCCTGGGACCGAACGTCAATAGTCGGTGCCGGGCCGGC from Tepidiforma thermophila encodes the following:
- a CDS encoding YajQ family cyclic di-GMP-binding protein, yielding MAKDESFDITTGADLQEVANAINQARKEIGTRFDFKGVVAEIDYEHGTNRFVLHAQDDYKLEAMWQVVAQRMVARNVPLKNLVRGTPQKASGGTLRQEVTIVQGIEQEIARKIVKFIKEQKYKKAQAQIQGDAVRVSSPSRDELQQVIRDVKAQDWGIELKFGNFR
- a CDS encoding Gmad2 immunoglobulin-like domain-containing protein, giving the protein MPWYRVARVSLVALALGGVALLGACSDKDEPAPPAAGTATAAPATAAPTGPAQPTPTAPAPSPTPALTGMCPPNPDPAPATVAVVTQPAPNASVTSPLTVTGMVEAFEATFQAQLLDAQQNQLAHVVGMAQQGQVLSPFSVQLTFTVSAPTPGCLRIYQQSAKDGSDTKIVHVPVVLMP
- a CDS encoding pyridoxal phosphate-dependent aminotransferase, producing the protein MPRAHIARRTSVFSESVIREMTRLAMLHGAMNLAQGYPDFPAPAFIKQAAVDAINADINQYAITWGSPRLRRAIAEKTRRFYGLDIDPDREVTVTCGATEAMMCAMLAVVEDGDEVIVFEPFYENYVPDAAMSGARLVFVTLRGENFSFDPGELRRAFSPRTRAIIVNTPNNPSGKVFSRAELEQIAALCQEFDTLCITDEIYEHILYDGREHIPIATLPGMYQRTITISGLSKTFSVTGWRLGYLIAPPHLTDALRKVHDFLTVGAPAPLQEAAAVAIEQADAYYPELREMYAAKRAILLDALRAAGFACHQPEGAYYIMADFSALGFDGDDTAFAHHLIRDIGVAPVPGSSFYRPGSDAGSRMVRFTFSKSDETLREAARRLASR
- a CDS encoding 2-dehydropantoate 2-reductase produces the protein MARIAVIGAGAVGGYYGGRLALAGHDVRFLVRSDYAAWKARGLRVFSKDGDFTLPDVQAFRDPAELGTADWVICALKATAIDEAADLIAPCAGPETRIAALMNGLGNEQRLAERFPARRIFGAMAFVCINRGEPGVIHHLEYGRVSVGHLEDDPAETALLAELFRGAGIETVIAPNLRYARWEKLCWNVPFNGLSVAGGGIGTRTILEDRELRAFAEGAMREVVRAGNADLAAAGSEARLDEEDVVRRMFAQTEAMADYRTSMVIDLVLGRPLEAEAILGNPVRRARELAVQVPRMEALYALVRHADLARRGERRLLTPEDLRLPESVV
- a CDS encoding DinB family protein; its protein translation is MTGIRELLIDGIEQVNSWWEDALKNLTDEQANWLLPGNTVSIGFNAWHALRTQDDIVNFVLQGRKPTVWMSEGFAERLGLPPVGQGTGMSLEEARKLQVQVAPLREYNQRVKEVTLEFIKNVPLEDLEAIQPIRPLGEMPKWKVLRQVVMTHSFMHLGEVNAIKGAQGMAFGI
- a CDS encoding histidine phosphatase family protein — encoded protein: MSHGPARSPMIFDRAFLTDVEGVTELIFVRHGEQFVPDPRNGPVGDTFDPPLSERGRQQADAVAARLSVDRVDAVYTSPLQRALETGRAIARHHRLEPIVVHDLREVEIFRDIPPEKSALEFLGRDLLLGIRERMLRERKWDVYPYSESSFEFRKRTVNAVEAIIAGNQGKRVVIACHGGVINAYIGHIIASPYDMFFRPAHASISVVFAGEGVRALQSLNDVHHLRTGEWNLVSH
- a CDS encoding LLM class flavin-dependent oxidoreductase, coding for MEAPHVSVMLRGWDIRTGTTGEMVLEAARRAEALGIDGLVAGDHVTFYGFGNDGLVTLTAAAAVTERIDLKTAVYLLPLRHPVPVALQVAQLDQLSMGRFTLGIGVGGEDPHEFWSCGVDPRTRGARANEAIAILRRLWTEDGVTFRGRHFTLEEVTVYPKPFRPVPIFVGGRSEAALRRAGRLGDGYTGIWLTPERFGEAMERVGAFAEEAGRDPGAVEGGMQFWTSVAADRAAARELVARGMEATYRLPFERFERYTPFGTAREVAEFIWAFVERGARHVNLITTQATPEEAIERAAEVRAALHELAD
- a CDS encoding SDR family NAD(P)-dependent oxidoreductase is translated as MPIADFSLAGKVAIVTGGSRGIGRSIAIALAEAGADVCVAARKPESLEETVAAIRATGRRGIAVPTNVRDMAALENLVAETKRQLGRIDILVNNAATNPVFGPVANLDERAWDTVMNTNVKSVFFLSKLVRQAILEHGQGGSIINVSSTGGFRASTGLGAYSVSKAAIIMLTQVCAKEWGADGIRVNCIAPGLIRTEFSRALWENEAILKNSVQTSALKRIGEPDEMAGAVVYFASPASSFTTGQTLILDGGALA
- a CDS encoding acyl-CoA mutase large subunit family protein, which produces MHVDPDRARQLRAEYDEAVLREGKELAGPFMTVSGRPINRVYDPTDTADLDYERDINLPGNYPFTRGIHRTGYRGKPWTIRMFSGFGSVEETNQRYKDLLAAGNNGLSIAFDMPTLMGYDHDDPWAEGEFGACGVAVDHLGDMEILLEGIPLDKITTSMTINSPAPVVWALFIAAAEKRGIPRAKLAGTLQNDILKEYIAQNEFIYPPAESMRLVTDTIEFASKEMPLWNPISVSGYHIREAGATAAQELAFTLADGIEYVKWALARGLDIDSFAPRISFFFNAHNDFFEEIAKYRAARRIWARQMRERFGAKNPRSWVLRFHTQTAGVSLTEQQPEVNLIRVAIQALAAVLGGTQSLHTDAMDEAIALPSDKAARLAVRTQQVILHETGVINTVDPLGGSWFVERLTADIERDALDYIEKIEALGGVIPAIESGYLQKEIADASARFQREVDTRDRIIVGVNEYVLDEPKEIPILRMDPEGEKRHLARLKKHRAERDPDRWAAAMQALENASRDPRANTMPYILDAVNAGATVGEVCNMWRRVFGEYREHVVV